The Rhizophagus irregularis chromosome 31, complete sequence genome includes the window ttttgcaaatctatataaaatgtaaatctatataaaattacattttataagattacaaaaatactaaaatatattctatattaatttacaattaaatttatataaagtttatattttaaaaagttttttaatttgtttataatgataaaaatagggaatttttagtattaaaacttaatataattataaaaaaatcctaaaaaaaaattctatacaTATCGGCTGATCAGAAAAGCCtcccataattttatatgctaAATGACAATAAGTAACCCATCAGTTATATAATGAACCCATCAACTGagcttaaatattaattggctTGATTTTTCCAATCAGCCGATATGATAATTactttttctatataaatttaataataaccatgcatttcatgtattttttagaattttattatgaaaatgttatttataatttgaaaggAATTGATGGTTTagaaatatttactatttctcCTTATTTTTGAAAGTTTTGTTAACTTTGaaacttgtaaaattattaaaaattttttgataatttataccattaaataaattatatattacatataggATTTTTAAATGCAAATTAAAACttctaaatttagaaaattttttacataaagataaaattttatatcctAGAATACTCTATTGATGTATATAacttacagtatatatatatatttattaatagagaTAATATACAAAACATTCgtttaaatttacaatgaaCAAATTAAGAACAATAACAAAGaattcattttattgttaaaagcGTTGTAcatgtgtaataaaattaagactTCCCGCTCAGCGGATAAACCAATTTCGGACGATATGGTATCAAATTTCTCTTTGTTTCATATCTaggtttaatatattattattattattataaaaaaaaaaactaaaattagtaatgCATAATTTTTGAAACAACGGTCTTTTCTCATgcatttttttagatttacaTACCCTAAACATTCCATAATGGCCTGTAATTTTGGACCAATAGGACTCGTAGCACCAGTTTGCCTTACTAAATCGGACAAAGTTTTACCAGGAACTTGAATCGTAGTCATTAAGAAATCAGGAGAATTTATGTAAGATTGATCAAAATGAGAAATACTCTGACCATTTTGAAAAGGAATGAGAGTAGTTTCCAAAATAGCTCTTTCCGTATAACAAGATTTTGGATAAGAAGAAAGGGAATTAAAAGTAGTggatatattattcatattttctGCTATTACGACTtgtttagaatttaaaaaattttggatcAAGTCggtaacatttttaaattttgtaccaGGATTAgcaaaatcatttaattttacagTGACGGgagataaatttttgtaattactattaaatattaaatgtcTATCAAAAGCagtttctttaaattcatcaaaaataaCTTCATTATCAGAAATAACTACATCTGGTTTAGAAGTGAtaagaatttgatttttattaccaGTTAAAAACCAGTTTTGCCAATTTGAAGTGAAACCTAAACCATGCATTAATTCATGTAAAACGATATAAAGCATATCAAATTGTTTTGGTTGAATTGGTATATCAGAATCCGATGGAAAATGCCAATTAACTATGGAATTAAATGTTGCTATAATATCAATCGGAGCAAATTCAGgatgttttttaaattgatactGTTTTACTAATGATTGAGGATAATATCGAGATAATCCATCATCATCCAACAATAATATTTCTCGTGCTGATTGAGCGGCacctaacaaaaataaaataaatttatatttaatatatattcaatatataactctatatatatatatatatatatatatatttatttaaaggaatTACCTATTACAACAACTTTTCCTCCTTGTAATTTACAAAGATCAGGTTGAACTACACataaattagtataattaaCGGATAAAAATATGGGcgactttaaaataaaagtttttgaaataatttttccagCTATCAAAATAGTGTCTTTGactttattacaaatttcttCTGTTGCATTGTTACATTTAAATTCtgtaatttgtatttttgatTCATCCTCATAAGAAGAGGGTGCTCTCCTAGAATATTTTGATGGATCATCTGTTACGAGCGGACAAGcaacatttctttttacttCATGATCTAAGGCATCAAAATAATCTATACATTGAGAAAAAACtagttcattaaaaaatatcaaaaaaatgaaaaatatgaagaaattattttttaattttaaaaaagccaTAGTCGTGTATATTTTGGGGAAAAGGGAAGGAAGagatatcaaaattaaatcttatatatatatatatatatatattattttttttaaaaaaaaaaaaaggtcagAGTGGGTATTTATATATCTAatttgaaaaactttttttgtgtagatgaataatttttaacttaataaagaaattatttgaaaacatcaagataaaatattttaaaataatgtagaTTATTTTTGGAAACATTTGTAACTGATAAAGGGAAAGGCAAGGGGAAATGTACGTCAATATGTGGCACTTGTCGTACAACATGTTACATTCCGCGATCATAAACATCATAAATGGCACAAACAGCACAGCACAAACCTTCAGGTAACAAAAAGGGACgggaatgaattttttttcctcttcacgaaaaaaaaaaagttaataatatacgatagtttacaattaattaaatattcattcattcattatGACGATATCAAAACCAAAATTCGCCATCGTCTTTTGACCAAAGATATAAATAAGCCCTAGGGCGGAAGATCCCGCATGAGCCTTCTACTAAATTTGGATGAAAGGGTAACGTAAAAAATGTTGGACAAATTTCGTACAAGCCATAAAATGGACTAGTTTTAAATCAGGATAATTATTACGACAGTTATCCCTAACCTAAAAAtaggttaaaataaatagaaccAAATTTGAATGAACCTTagatgattatttaataaagaaaaatcacCCCGCccaaaatttcctttatttaaCTAGTGAAATATTTTAGCCGCGGGGTTTGATATTGATTCcttgttttatattattacgtCATCCTTCTTTAATTCTTATTCCTTAACTGGCATCAATTTAAATTCATGCATTTAATAACTAACGCATTTCAAAAATGgatattttttccatttaaaattattttatatactgtatatacaaaaatattaccttaataaaaattaataaaataacattattttaaaaaatatcaaaattctaatttgtacgtttaatatactatatacatcggataaactttattattattttaacaataatgtgtgataaaaataatattataataacaaaataattatttaattattttattttaattataaataaatgtcagtcaattaaataattgaattttaaaagatatcaTTCGGGAATATGTCTCGATTGTCTCATGTCTtgaatcataattaaaatcattatttctaCATATTTACGAAGGATTAACTGCATTATCCAATAACtatatcagatataattaatataatgtgATATTATGAATGATATTTATGCTTtagtctaataaaaaaatcagtatGTCGATCCTATTGCTGCATAATTTCATGCCAACTAGTCATAAGTGTCGATTCtgatattatgtttattattataatatttttttagtatagttcttgaagtttataaataatcataaCCATTTAAACGACTTTAATAACAGGAATCGGTCAGTcattggtaatttttatagatctaCTCGTAATAAACCTTCTATACCATTTTATTGGTTTGAGAAACACTGCTACATCCACGTGACTTATTTCCCTCTCACCCAACAATTACTGTATTACATAGCtaaaattttggtaatttttgaGTGGGGGATTTTCGTGCATTAATAACCAAATGAGATAAACTATAGAGATTTTAACATGTaaacaatcttttttaaatacctTTTATTTCAGTCTTGAACAAATTAAGACTAGCTGAATCGTTTGTCTTATAGTCTATGGCGCAgctgatttatttattttatccttGCAGATCTTACATAATTGTTATTTTGGTCAGTTATAGTTCGGTCATTAGGATTACTGCGGTGACCAATAGGAATTAAATGCTACTAATAACGATTTCAATATTGATTGTCTCATAAAAATATCGGTCATTAAAATCCTGCATACTCCTAATTGACTGAACAATAACTCATATTACTATGTATTtagcataataataaaattattggatagtttattataaaaattgcacTCATGAGcggtatattattattactattgcCAAATATAAAGTAATGTCGCTTTAgactattattactattatttgaGTTTTAAATcatccaataatatataaatttaaaattatatattaaagtacATAAATCGATAAATAAATCATACATATACGCTCAAAAATCATAAGATCGTGTGAACCGGTTCACAGAGTTCTAACGATACCAATCCAACCTTAATCTTTAATCTTCATTGAATACATCATCTAATTTCTTCGATAAATTGTTAACTTACGCTGTTTGAATTGGAAATTTGGATTCGATTATCAATTCTAGTTTCTAAATAATAGGTAAATAGataaactgtactgtacggtcagctaaactgtactgtacgaaaatattttagcCAATCATAACTCATTGTatacttttcaaattttttaaattttttttatttatcgtaCAGTAAAATCTGATTGGTGAGTTCTCACttcgtacagtacagtttagctaaccgtacagtacagtttatATGTATACTCCTAAATAATCAgcgttttaaaaaaaaatgttcagaATGTCCATACgttaaatttatgaaaaaaaaatgctcatataaaagcgaaaaaaatttttttttgttttaacatttttagttAGTCGGTTATCTCATTGTTAAccttttattagaaataaataaagccACTAATaccaaattaaagaaatttactatCATATGATGTTTATGATAGGCAAGAAGATAGTGCAACCGTTGTGcccatttatatttatacgatctgaaaaaatatctttttactTATAACCTAATATAATGCtcttatcaattaatttagaatatCAAGTATAAACAATATTACGCCGCTACTCTATTGTATTTGTAATAAAGAGATTATGTGTGTTCAGTCATATGTTCCATTATAAGTATGACccgtaaataaatataaagtccTATTCTCTTTTACCTGATGAACATAAATACC containing:
- a CDS encoding uncharacterized protein (SECRETED:cutsite_VFS-QC; SECRETED:prob_0.6803); SECRETED:SignalP(1-26); translated protein: MAFLKLKNNFFIFFIFLIFFNELVFSQCIDYFDALDHEVKRNVACPLVTDDPSKYSRRAPSSYEDESKIQITEFKCNNATEEICNKVKDTILIAGKIISKTFILKSPIFLSVNYTNLCVVQPDLCKLQGGKVVVIGAAQSAREILLLDDDGLSRYYPQSLVKQYQFKKHPEFAPIDIIATFNSIVNWHFPSDSDIPIQPKQFDMLYIVLHELMHGLGFTSNWQNWFLTGNKNQILITSKPDVVISDNEVIFDEFKETAFDRHLIFNSNYKNLSPVTVKLNDFANPGTKFKNVTDLIQNFLNSKQVVIAENMNNISTTFNSLSSYPKSCYTERAILETTLIPFQNGQSISHFDQSYINSPDFLMTTIQVPGKTLSDLVRQTGATSPIGPKLQAIMECLGYETKRNLIPYRPKLVYPLSGKS